The following coding sequences lie in one Clostridiales bacterium genomic window:
- the secF gene encoding protein translocase subunit SecF, whose protein sequence is MFKIIEKTKIWFTFSILIICVGMGFLAVKGLKYGIEFGGGAVLQADLKKTINYEDISSIRQMTSKYTDDAQVSTVDSTGIVIRSGNLANEQTQKMEQLKADISKKYNIDPNTWTTESVGPSVGRELRQNAILAIVIASIAMLLYVAVRFEIRFGVAAVLALIHDILITLSVYAILQIPVNSSFIAAILTILGYSINDTIVVFDRIRENMRFMKRVSYEELADVSITQTMARSINTILTTLFTITAVYFIGVSAVKELALPLIIGIISGCYSSIFIASPIWVLWKNADKRKSLANA, encoded by the coding sequence ATGTTTAAAATAATCGAAAAGACTAAAATCTGGTTTACTTTTTCCATTTTAATAATATGTGTCGGTATGGGCTTTTTGGCTGTGAAGGGGCTTAAGTATGGAATAGAGTTCGGCGGCGGTGCCGTGCTTCAGGCAGACCTTAAAAAAACAATCAATTATGAAGATATAAGTTCCATAAGGCAGATGACTTCAAAATATACGGACGATGCCCAAGTGAGCACTGTAGACAGCACCGGTATAGTCATAAGGAGCGGGAATCTGGCAAATGAACAGACTCAAAAAATGGAGCAGCTGAAAGCCGATATAAGCAAAAAGTATAATATCGACCCTAACACATGGACGACCGAGAGCGTCGGCCCATCCGTCGGCAGGGAATTAAGGCAGAATGCCATACTGGCTATTGTAATCGCATCAATTGCTATGCTTTTGTATGTGGCAGTCAGATTTGAGATAAGGTTTGGGGTGGCGGCAGTACTGGCGTTGATTCATGATATATTGATAACGCTGAGCGTATATGCAATACTGCAGATCCCAGTAAACAGCTCTTTTATCGCAGCGATACTTACAATCCTTGGTTATTCGATAAATGATACGATTGTAGTGTTCGACAGGATAAGGGAAAATATGAGATTCATGAAGAGGGTAAGCTATGAGGAACTTGCTGATGTAAGCATAACGCAAACAATGGCCCGTTCGATTAATACTATTTTGACGACGCTGTTCACTATTACCGCTGTTTACTTTATCGGCGTCAGCGCTGTAAAGGAACTGGCGCTGCCTCTTATAATAGGAATAATAAGCGGCTGCTATTCTTCGATATTCATAGCAAGCCCAATCTGGGTATTATGGAAAAATGCCGATAAACGTAAAAGCCTTGCAAATGCATAA